Proteins encoded by one window of Acuticoccus sp. MNP-M23:
- a CDS encoding ABC transporter permease, producing MTLSSPAEARPTPTLTRIVERVGIHNLSLILALVVLLVIFGTLRGDVFFSTRNILNIGMGVAILGVLAISQTAVIVSGGLDISVGSIVGLSTVATAMAIQQTDAAGVGIAAGLAIGAMAGLVNGLLITYGRINAVIVTLGTMAIFRGVAFILSNGQSISIFNDAFRWIGIGRVMGLPAPIWILILVAVAFYIFMHKSIKGRNLYAIGGNPVVARLSGMNLTAYRVSMYILSGFVAGIAGILLAARTGSGQPISGSQGLELEAITAAFLGGCAMQGGKGTVVGALLGVAIIGILNNGMILTSVPTFYQMLAKGTLLILAVFLAEYRLNKS from the coding sequence ATGACCCTTTCCAGCCCTGCCGAAGCCCGGCCCACCCCCACGCTGACCCGCATTGTGGAGCGCGTCGGCATCCACAATCTCAGCCTCATCCTGGCGCTGGTGGTCCTGCTCGTCATCTTCGGGACGCTCCGGGGCGACGTGTTCTTTTCCACCCGCAACATCCTCAACATCGGCATGGGGGTCGCGATCCTCGGCGTCCTCGCCATCTCGCAGACGGCGGTGATCGTGTCCGGCGGGCTCGACATCTCGGTCGGGTCCATCGTCGGCCTTTCCACCGTCGCCACCGCCATGGCGATCCAGCAGACCGACGCTGCCGGTGTCGGCATTGCGGCAGGGCTTGCCATCGGTGCGATGGCCGGGCTCGTCAACGGCCTGCTCATCACCTACGGGCGGATCAACGCGGTGATCGTGACGCTGGGCACCATGGCGATCTTCCGCGGCGTAGCGTTCATCCTGTCCAACGGGCAGTCGATCTCCATCTTCAACGATGCGTTCCGCTGGATCGGCATCGGCCGCGTCATGGGTCTGCCGGCGCCGATCTGGATCCTGATCCTCGTCGCCGTCGCGTTCTACATCTTCATGCACAAGTCCATCAAAGGGCGGAACCTCTACGCCATCGGGGGCAACCCGGTGGTGGCACGGCTTTCGGGCATGAACCTCACCGCCTACCGGGTGTCGATGTACATCCTCTCGGGCTTTGTCGCGGGAATTGCAGGCATCCTTCTTGCCGCGCGCACCGGGTCGGGGCAGCCGATTTCGGGGTCGCAGGGGCTGGAACTGGAAGCCATCACCGCGGCCTTCCTCGGCGGCTGCGCCATGCAGGGCGGCAAGGGAACTGTGGTCGGCGCGCTTCTGGGTGTTGCGATCATCGGCATTTTGAACAACGGAATGATCCTGACCTCCGTGCCGACCTTCTACCAGATGCTTGCCAAGGGAACGCTGTTGATCCTCGCCGTCTTCCTCGCCGAATACCGGCTCAACAAGAGCTGA
- a CDS encoding FadR/GntR family transcriptional regulator, producing MEDQRADKTRAERPRAHVVSTLAKQILGGTFVPGEKLPSEADLSERFSVSRTALREAIRTLAGKGLIASRTRSGTVVLPSTQWNHLDPELLAWREMMEPDYAFIRSLNESRMAIEPAAARLAAERATSTDLGHIDAAFAWMNRATTSDIDDAAKADEAFHFAVLVASHNPFYASFGAVIGSALRMSFRLTTSASANYRKTLQIHGEVLEAIRMRDPVLAGQVMHQLVAMGSSDLARITRLKEGDT from the coding sequence ATGGAAGACCAACGCGCTGACAAGACGCGCGCCGAACGCCCGCGCGCCCATGTGGTCTCCACACTCGCCAAGCAGATCCTCGGCGGCACGTTCGTGCCCGGCGAGAAGCTTCCCTCCGAGGCTGATCTCAGCGAGCGTTTTTCCGTCAGCCGCACGGCACTGCGCGAAGCCATCCGCACCCTCGCCGGCAAGGGGCTGATTGCCAGCCGAACGCGCTCCGGCACCGTGGTGCTACCATCGACCCAGTGGAACCACCTCGACCCGGAGCTTCTGGCCTGGCGGGAGATGATGGAGCCGGACTACGCGTTCATCCGCAGCCTCAACGAATCGCGGATGGCGATCGAGCCCGCGGCCGCGAGGCTTGCCGCCGAGCGCGCCACCAGCACGGATCTCGGGCACATCGATGCGGCGTTCGCGTGGATGAACCGAGCAACGACCAGCGACATCGACGACGCCGCAAAGGCGGACGAGGCCTTTCACTTCGCGGTGCTGGTGGCCAGCCACAACCCGTTCTATGCCAGCTTCGGTGCGGTGATCGGGTCAGCGCTGCGGATGAGCTTCCGCCTCACCACATCCGCCTCGGCCAACTACCGCAAGACGCTGCAGATCCACGGCGAAGTCCTCGAAGCGATCCGGATGCGCGACCCGGTTCTCGCTGGACAAGTGATGCATCAACTGGTTGCCATGGGCAGTTCCGACCTTGCCCGTATCACAAGGCTCAAGGAGGGTGACACCTGA
- a CDS encoding sugar ABC transporter ATP-binding protein, which produces MSGETILKVDGIGKTFGAVTALEGLTLDFRAGEVLALVGENGAGKSTLMRLIEGVFGPSSGTIVVDGAAVSFSGPSDAHGHGIRVIHQEPEIVPHMSVAENIYLGHLPKFAGVLLDRRKLNRMTDALLAEFGMASELSASRHCEGLGPAQRQMIEIMRAVHAGGRLIAFDEPTSSLTDDEARRLFKIIDRLRSEGVAVIYISHRLAEVKALADRVAVLRDGRLVDVVPVDTVTEETIGEMMVGRALSDLYPPRDPSTGAVVLKVDGMTTDHVTDISFDLKAGEVLGIGGLMGAGRSELAKGIFGFHRRKAGTVTLNGKALPSGDTAAAIAAGIGFAPEDRKEEALLLMQSILDNAVLCIPDKVSSAGFYSRGKALGVIRAIAERLSVKAPSLDTPVSSLSGGNQQKVVLTRWLAAEPSVLILDEPTRGIDVGAKGEIYQTIRALTDNGLGVIVISSEMPELIGMSDRILVMSDGRIRAEFSADDVSETAILNAAMPHGAPARPLAEELA; this is translated from the coding sequence GTGAGCGGTGAAACCATTCTCAAGGTCGATGGCATCGGCAAGACTTTTGGCGCGGTGACTGCGCTGGAGGGACTGACGCTCGACTTTCGCGCCGGCGAAGTGCTGGCGCTGGTGGGCGAGAACGGCGCTGGCAAATCCACCCTGATGCGGCTGATCGAGGGTGTCTTCGGCCCCTCTTCCGGCACCATTGTGGTGGACGGCGCGGCGGTCTCGTTCTCCGGCCCCAGCGATGCGCACGGGCACGGCATCCGGGTGATCCACCAGGAGCCCGAAATTGTCCCGCACATGAGCGTGGCGGAAAACATCTATCTCGGCCACCTCCCCAAATTCGCCGGCGTCTTGCTCGACCGGCGCAAGCTCAACCGGATGACCGACGCGCTGCTCGCCGAATTCGGCATGGCAAGCGAACTCTCCGCCAGCCGCCACTGCGAGGGCCTTGGCCCGGCGCAGCGGCAGATGATCGAGATCATGCGCGCCGTCCACGCCGGCGGCCGCCTGATCGCGTTCGACGAGCCGACGTCTTCGCTGACGGACGACGAGGCGCGGCGCCTGTTCAAGATCATCGACCGGCTGCGCAGCGAGGGCGTCGCGGTCATCTACATCTCCCACCGCCTTGCCGAGGTGAAGGCGCTCGCCGATCGCGTCGCCGTCCTGCGCGACGGCCGGCTGGTGGACGTTGTGCCCGTCGACACCGTCACCGAGGAGACAATCGGCGAGATGATGGTCGGCCGCGCGCTCAGCGACCTCTACCCGCCGCGCGATCCCTCCACCGGCGCCGTGGTGCTGAAGGTCGATGGCATGACCACCGACCATGTCACGGACATCTCGTTTGACCTCAAGGCCGGCGAAGTGCTCGGCATCGGCGGCCTGATGGGCGCCGGACGGTCCGAGCTTGCCAAGGGCATCTTCGGCTTCCACCGCCGCAAGGCCGGCACCGTGACGCTCAACGGCAAGGCGCTCCCCTCGGGCGACACCGCCGCTGCCATTGCCGCCGGCATCGGCTTTGCGCCGGAAGACCGCAAGGAGGAGGCGCTTCTCCTGATGCAGTCCATCCTCGACAACGCGGTCCTGTGCATTCCGGACAAGGTGTCTTCCGCCGGCTTTTACTCCCGCGGCAAGGCGCTCGGCGTCATCCGCGCCATTGCGGAGCGGCTGTCGGTCAAGGCGCCGTCGCTGGACACGCCCGTTTCCAGCCTGTCCGGCGGCAACCAGCAGAAGGTGGTGCTCACCCGCTGGCTCGCCGCCGAACCCTCCGTGCTCATTCTGGACGAACCCACCCGCGGCATCGACGTCGGCGCCAAGGGCGAGATCTACCAGACCATCCGCGCGCTCACCGACAACGGCCTCGGCGTCATCGTCATCTCCTCGGAAATGCCGGAGCTGATCGGCATGTCGGACCGCATCCTCGTGATGTCGGACGGCCGCATCCGGGCCGAATTCAGCGCGGACGACGTGTCCGAAACCGCCATCCTCAACGCCGCAATGCCCCATGGCGCACCGGCGCGACCCCTCGCGGAAGAACTCGCATGA